The Borreliella mayonii genome has a segment encoding these proteins:
- a CDS encoding ABC transporter permease, with translation MFRVFKNIFLFLILSFIYLPIIILIIYSFNSGDSGFIWQGFSLKWYKEIFASSQIKSAIFNTILIATISSLTSVIIGIIGAYAIYKSENKKLKTILLSANKITIINPDIVTGISLMTFYSAIKMQLGFSTMLISHIIFSTPYVVIIILPKLYSLPSNIIDAAKDLGASEIQIFFNIIYPEIVGSIATGALIAFTLSIDDFLISFFTTGQGFNNLSILINSLTKRGIKPIINAISAILFFTILSLLFIINKFIGIKKLTTDAEL, from the coding sequence ATGTTTAGAGTTTTTAAAAACATTTTTTTATTTCTAATACTAAGCTTTATTTACCTTCCAATAATAATCTTAATAATTTATTCCTTTAACTCTGGTGACAGTGGATTTATATGGCAAGGATTTAGTCTAAAATGGTATAAAGAAATTTTTGCATCAAGTCAAATAAAATCAGCAATATTTAACACTATTTTAATAGCCACAATCTCATCTTTAACCTCTGTTATTATTGGAATTATTGGTGCTTATGCAATCTACAAATCAGAAAACAAAAAATTAAAAACAATACTATTATCAGCAAATAAAATAACAATAATTAATCCAGACATCGTAACAGGAATAAGCTTAATGACATTTTATTCTGCAATAAAAATGCAATTGGGATTTTCCACAATGCTAATATCACATATAATTTTTTCAACACCATACGTAGTAATAATAATTTTACCAAAATTATATTCTCTTCCCAGCAATATTATTGATGCTGCAAAAGATCTTGGAGCCTCAGAAATTCAGATATTCTTCAATATAATTTATCCAGAAATCGTTGGTAGTATAGCAACTGGAGCTCTTATTGCCTTTACATTATCAATAGATGATTTTTTGATATCATTTTTCACTACTGGGCAAGGATTTAATAATTTATCTATTCTAATAAACTCACTAACAAAAAGAGGTATCAAGCCCATAATAAATGCTATTTCTGCTATATTGTTTTTTACAATATTAAGCCTTTTGTTTATTATTAATAAATTTATAGGAATTAAAAAATTAACAACAGATGCTGAGCTTTAA
- a CDS encoding ABC transporter permease, translating to MKKLILIIYSIFLLTFSILPLLIIILLGFLNERHEFTIHNFIELLKPSYLSIFSRSLKLATIATIFCILLGYPAAWLISLSKKSAQNKLIIMIILPMWINTLLRTYAWMRILGKNGFINNLFEKIGIGTLDLLYNEQAVTIGMVYNFLPFMILPIYTGLLKIKSEYIKAAQDLGARMWQILLYIKVPLTLSYLATGIIMVFIPSITVFIISDLLGGSKQILIGNLISKQFLFIEDWNTGSAISFILMLVILIFNLIIIKLMRKNNGE from the coding sequence GTGAAAAAATTGATATTAATCATATACTCTATATTCCTATTAACATTTAGTATTCTTCCCTTACTAATAATAATATTGTTGGGATTTTTAAATGAAAGACACGAATTTACAATCCATAATTTTATTGAGCTTTTAAAACCAAGTTATCTTAGTATCTTTTCAAGAAGTCTAAAACTAGCAACAATAGCAACAATTTTTTGCATTTTATTAGGCTATCCTGCTGCCTGGCTAATTTCATTATCAAAAAAAAGCGCTCAAAACAAATTAATAATCATGATAATACTTCCTATGTGGATAAATACATTGCTTAGAACTTATGCCTGGATGAGAATACTTGGAAAAAACGGATTCATCAACAACTTATTTGAAAAGATAGGAATTGGCACTTTAGATCTTCTTTACAATGAACAGGCTGTTACAATAGGCATGGTATACAATTTTTTGCCTTTCATGATCTTGCCAATATACACAGGACTTTTAAAAATTAAGTCAGAATATATTAAAGCAGCACAAGATCTTGGAGCAAGAATGTGGCAAATATTACTTTATATAAAAGTACCCTTAACGCTCTCTTACCTAGCAACAGGAATAATTATGGTATTTATTCCTTCAATTACGGTATTTATAATTTCAGATTTGCTAGGAGGCTCTAAACAAATTTTGATAGGAAATCTAATAAGCAAACAGTTTCTTTTTATAGAAGACTGGAATACTGGATCTGCAATTTCATTTATTTTAATGTTAGTAATATTAATTTTTAATTTAATAATAATAAAATTAATGAGAAAAAATAATGGAGAGTAA
- a CDS encoding ABC transporter ATP-binding protein, with translation MDNCILEIKNLSHYYDNNTNKTLDNINLKIKKNEFITLLGPSGCGKTTLIKILGGFLNQKNGEIYFFSKEISKTSPNKREINTVFQNYALFPHMNVFDNISFGLRMKKTPKDIIKEKVKASLSLIGMPKYAYRNINELSGGQKQRVAIARAIVMEPKLLLLDEPLSALDLKMRQEMQKELKKIQRQLGITFIYVTHDQEEALTMSDRIVVMNEGIILQVGTPEEIYNEPKTKFVADFIGESNIFDGTYKKELVVSLLGHEFECLDKGFEAEEAVDLVIRPEDVKLLPKGKGHLSGTITSAIFQGVHYEMTLEIQKTNWIVQSTRLTKVGEEVDIFLEPDDIHVMHKE, from the coding sequence TTGGATAATTGTATCCTAGAGATTAAAAATCTAAGTCATTACTATGATAACAATACAAACAAAACTTTAGATAACATAAATTTAAAAATTAAAAAAAATGAGTTTATTACATTATTAGGCCCATCTGGATGTGGAAAAACAACATTAATAAAAATATTGGGTGGCTTTTTAAATCAAAAAAATGGAGAAATTTATTTCTTTTCTAAGGAAATATCTAAAACCAGCCCAAACAAAAGAGAAATTAATACTGTATTTCAAAATTATGCACTTTTCCCACATATGAATGTTTTTGACAATATTTCATTTGGACTTAGAATGAAAAAAACACCAAAAGATATAATCAAAGAAAAAGTAAAAGCATCTCTTTCATTAATAGGAATGCCAAAATATGCATACAGAAATATTAACGAACTATCAGGAGGACAAAAACAAAGAGTTGCAATAGCAAGAGCAATAGTAATGGAACCTAAGCTTTTATTGCTAGATGAACCGCTTTCTGCGCTTGATTTAAAAATGCGACAAGAAATGCAAAAAGAATTAAAAAAAATACAGCGCCAACTTGGAATCACATTCATATATGTTACTCATGATCAAGAAGAAGCATTGACAATGAGTGATAGAATTGTTGTAATGAATGAAGGAATAATTTTACAAGTAGGAACACCTGAAGAAATTTACAATGAGCCTAAAACAAAATTCGTAGCCGATTTTATTGGAGAAAGTAATATTTTTGATGGAACATATAAAAAGGAGCTGGTTGTAAGTTTGCTAGGCCATGAATTTGAATGCCTTGACAAGGGATTTGAAGCTGAGGAAGCAGTTGACCTTGTAATACGCCCAGAAGACGTAAAACTGCTTCCAAAAGGAAAAGGACATTTAAGCGGAACTATAACATCAGCAATTTTTCAAGGGGTTCATTATGAAATGACTCTAGAAATTCAAAAAACAAATTGGATAGTCCAAAGCACAAGACTTACAAAAGTTGGAGAAGAGGTTGACATATTCTTAGAACCTGATGATATTCATGTTATGCACAAGGAATAA
- the ylqF gene encoding ribosome biogenesis GTPase YlqF codes for MVNKINWFPGHMKRALDLIKNNLQKANIVLEILDARAPFSSKNPLTEKIIKNKAKIILLHKSDIAQITEIIKWKKYFENLGNTVIISNIYKKGMRKQIIDIIKKLAIVKKIKNYKEKIKVLIIGVPNVGKSSIINLLSGKKSAKVANKPGYTKNIQIVKINEEINLFDMPGVLWHNLVDQSIAKKLVILDMIKNEIVDNIDLALYLLEIMDQNNKNILLKKYEIYHKNSLDILQNFAKARKLIHKKNELNLEKASKILIKEFREGKFGKIILDKNYSAF; via the coding sequence ATGGTAAATAAAATCAACTGGTTTCCTGGCCACATGAAAAGGGCCTTAGACCTAATAAAGAATAATTTGCAAAAAGCTAATATTGTGCTAGAAATACTTGATGCTAGAGCTCCATTTAGTAGTAAAAATCCATTAACTGAAAAAATTATTAAAAATAAAGCTAAAATAATTCTTTTACACAAATCTGATATTGCTCAAATAACTGAAATTATAAAATGGAAAAAATATTTTGAAAATCTTGGCAATACCGTAATAATAAGCAATATTTACAAAAAAGGAATGCGCAAGCAAATAATAGATATTATTAAAAAATTAGCCATTGTTAAAAAGATAAAAAATTATAAAGAAAAAATAAAGGTTTTGATTATTGGAGTCCCAAATGTTGGAAAATCTTCAATAATAAATCTATTATCTGGTAAAAAAAGCGCAAAAGTTGCTAATAAACCTGGATATACTAAAAATATACAAATAGTAAAAATAAATGAAGAAATCAATCTTTTTGATATGCCAGGGGTTTTATGGCATAATTTAGTAGACCAATCGATTGCAAAAAAACTTGTAATATTGGACATGATCAAAAATGAAATAGTAGACAATATAGATCTTGCATTGTATTTGCTTGAAATAATGGATCAAAATAATAAAAATATTTTACTAAAAAAATACGAAATATATCATAAAAATTCACTTGATATTCTACAAAATTTTGCAAAAGCAAGAAAATTAATCCACAAAAAAAATGAACTTAACCTTGAGAAAGCATCAAAAATATTAATTAAAGAATTCAGAGAAGGTAAATTTGGAAAAATAATTCTTGACAAGAATTATAGCGCCTTTTAA
- a CDS encoding N-acetylmannosamine-6-phosphate 2-epimerase — translation MIIIAKIKRGLIVSCQALENEPLHSSFIMSKMALAAKIGGAIGIRANGVNDISQIKLEVDLPIIGIIKKNYNNCDVFITPTMKEIDELCNEGVDIIALDATFRNRPNGVLLNDFFENIKKRYPNQRLMADISSLDEAINADKLGFDFIGTTLYGYTKSTNGLNIADNDFNFLKTLLNSNLKATLIVEGKIDTPLKAQKCFEMGVDLVVVGGAITRPAEITKKFVEKINQVKK, via the coding sequence TTGATTATTATTGCAAAAATCAAAAGAGGGTTAATAGTATCTTGTCAAGCTCTTGAGAACGAGCCTTTACATAGTAGTTTTATTATGTCTAAGATGGCTTTAGCAGCTAAAATAGGTGGAGCTATTGGAATAAGAGCCAACGGAGTTAATGATATTAGTCAGATTAAGTTAGAAGTTGATTTGCCAATAATAGGTATTATTAAAAAAAATTATAATAATTGCGATGTATTTATTACTCCTACTATGAAAGAGATTGATGAGCTTTGTAATGAAGGGGTAGATATAATTGCCCTTGATGCCACTTTTAGGAATAGGCCCAATGGTGTGCTACTTAATGATTTTTTTGAAAATATTAAAAAAAGATATCCAAATCAGCGTTTAATGGCAGATATTTCTTCTTTAGATGAAGCTATTAATGCTGATAAATTGGGGTTTGATTTTATTGGAACAACTTTATATGGTTATACAAAAAGTACTAATGGTTTAAATATTGCAGACAATGATTTTAATTTTTTAAAAACTTTGCTTAATTCTAATTTGAAAGCCACTTTAATAGTGGAAGGGAAAATAGATACCCCATTAAAGGCTCAAAAATGTTTTGAAATGGGGGTTGATTTAGTAGTTGTGGGGGGGGCTATTACAAGGCCCGCTGAGATTACTAAAAAATTTGTAGAAAAAATAAATCAGGTTAAAAAATAA
- a CDS encoding maltose/glucose-specific PTS transporter subunit IIC, with product MLKGFEQAQKFGRSFMLPIAILPAAGLLLGIGGSLSNPETVKSYSFLNIFFLQSVFKIMSASGSIIFSNLAPIFAIGIAVGLAKSDRGTSGIAAFIGYLVMNATIGVLIDVSGKAESFSSGAVGFVLGIKTLETGVFGGIVVGVLTYCLHSRFNKVDLPKVLGFFSGSRFVPIIVSFSSIFLAVIMFIFWPFVQSGINKVGGLVDSTGYIGTLIYGIFLRMLGPFGLHHIFYLPFWTTGLGGSVIIDGKLIEGTQNIFFAELAAQGTNRFFIGTSRFMSGRFITMMFGLPGAALALYYTAKLEERAKVFGLLMSSALTSFLTGITEPLEFSFLFVAPILYVIHATFDGFAFMLAHILQITIGQTFSGGFIDFILFGILQGNSRTNWLLVPVVGIVWFFLYYFAFIFLINKFDFKTPGRTQDLNSEDSPNSKSSEFEENYATKVIIGLGGASNIVELDCCATRLRITVRDVLKVSEKILKKTGSKGVIIKGNGVQVVYGPGVSVLKNEIEELLDD from the coding sequence ATGCTAAAGGGTTTTGAACAAGCCCAAAAATTTGGGCGTTCTTTTATGCTTCCCATTGCTATTTTGCCAGCAGCAGGGCTGCTTTTAGGAATTGGAGGCTCTCTTTCTAATCCAGAAACTGTTAAGTCGTATTCTTTTTTGAATATATTTTTCTTACAATCAGTTTTCAAGATAATGAGTGCGTCAGGTTCTATTATTTTTTCAAATTTAGCACCAATATTTGCTATTGGAATTGCTGTTGGACTTGCCAAATCAGATAGGGGTACATCTGGAATTGCAGCATTTATTGGCTACCTTGTAATGAATGCTACTATTGGAGTTTTAATTGATGTGTCAGGCAAAGCGGAGTCTTTCTCTAGTGGTGCTGTGGGCTTTGTTCTTGGAATTAAGACTTTAGAAACAGGGGTTTTTGGTGGGATTGTAGTTGGTGTTTTGACCTATTGCCTTCATTCTAGGTTTAACAAGGTAGATTTGCCCAAGGTTCTTGGATTTTTTTCTGGATCTAGATTTGTGCCGATTATTGTTTCTTTTTCTAGTATTTTTCTTGCTGTCATTATGTTTATTTTTTGGCCATTTGTGCAAAGTGGAATTAATAAAGTAGGAGGCTTAGTAGATTCTACCGGTTATATTGGAACACTTATTTATGGAATTTTTTTAAGGATGCTTGGACCTTTTGGTCTTCACCATATATTTTATTTACCATTTTGGACAACAGGTCTTGGGGGATCTGTTATTATTGATGGAAAGTTGATCGAAGGGACTCAGAATATCTTCTTTGCAGAACTTGCTGCTCAAGGTACAAATAGATTTTTTATTGGAACTAGTCGTTTCATGAGTGGTCGATTTATTACCATGATGTTTGGTTTGCCCGGAGCTGCACTTGCTCTATATTACACCGCAAAGCTCGAGGAGAGAGCAAAAGTTTTTGGTCTTTTAATGTCTTCAGCTCTAACATCGTTTTTAACGGGCATAACAGAACCTCTTGAATTTTCTTTTCTTTTCGTAGCTCCTATTCTTTATGTTATTCACGCTACATTTGATGGATTTGCTTTTATGCTAGCGCATATTCTTCAAATTACAATAGGTCAAACGTTTTCTGGAGGATTTATTGATTTCATTCTTTTTGGTATTTTGCAGGGAAATTCAAGAACTAATTGGCTGTTGGTGCCGGTTGTAGGCATTGTTTGGTTTTTTCTTTACTACTTTGCTTTTATATTTTTAATAAATAAGTTTGATTTTAAAACTCCCGGTAGAACACAAGATTTAAATTCTGAAGATTCTCCAAATTCTAAGAGTAGTGAGTTTGAAGAAAATTATGCTACTAAGGTTATCATTGGGCTTGGTGGCGCTTCAAATATTGTTGAGCTTGATTGTTGTGCAACTAGGTTAAGAATTACAGTAAGAGATGTTCTTAAAGTTTCTGAAAAAATTTTAAAAAAAACTGGTTCTAAAGGAGTAATTATTAAAGGCAATGGAGTTCAGGTGGTTTATGGACCAGGTGTTAGTGTTCTTAAGAATGAAATAGAAGAATTACTAGATGATTGA
- a CDS encoding lipase, with product MNIKNIIFIIIFLLLLILVSPRIKFKNEFSKKTIPKNIEEIDNYLLKEELQFNLEDNTKKEIIWYKEKAQKTKYSVVYIHGFGASKNEIYPVPNNIAKALNANIFFTRLKGHGINNKNAFRGITTQDWLRDIDEAINIGKLIGDKLILIGTSNGGTASIWALANYPNEINSVVLISPNIFPYDKRTNIIYYPWGRQIAYLITGGYNKFETKEYKRKEHMTIKSYSSKVQHVDAIIAMMGLVTLLNSYNFDEIKTPLIITHTPNDHTVDPVKINEFIKNYGGEKKDIPIILLENSHAHLHIGNQSYKSAQNTSYFTKYAVDFINKINK from the coding sequence ATGAATATAAAAAATATCATTTTTATAATTATATTCTTATTACTATTAATACTAGTTAGTCCAAGGATAAAGTTTAAAAATGAATTTTCAAAAAAAACAATTCCTAAAAACATAGAAGAAATTGATAATTACCTATTAAAAGAAGAATTACAATTTAATTTAGAAGACAATACAAAAAAAGAAATAATCTGGTATAAAGAAAAAGCACAAAAAACAAAATATTCTGTGGTTTATATTCATGGATTTGGAGCATCAAAAAATGAAATTTATCCAGTTCCAAATAATATTGCAAAAGCTCTTAATGCAAATATTTTTTTTACAAGACTTAAAGGACACGGAATTAACAATAAAAACGCGTTTCGGGGGATAACTACCCAAGATTGGCTGAGAGATATTGATGAGGCTATTAACATTGGCAAATTGATAGGTGATAAATTAATATTAATTGGCACCTCTAATGGGGGCACTGCTAGCATCTGGGCTTTAGCAAACTATCCAAATGAAATAAACTCAGTGGTATTAATTTCTCCTAATATATTCCCTTATGACAAGAGAACAAATATCATTTACTATCCCTGGGGACGACAAATTGCATATCTTATAACAGGTGGCTACAATAAATTCGAAACAAAAGAGTATAAACGAAAGGAACACATGACTATAAAAAGCTACTCTTCGAAAGTACAACATGTAGACGCAATTATTGCAATGATGGGCCTTGTAACATTATTAAATTCATATAATTTCGATGAAATCAAAACACCTTTAATAATAACCCACACGCCCAATGATCATACAGTAGACCCGGTAAAAATAAACGAATTCATAAAAAATTATGGAGGTGAAAAAAAAGATATTCCCATTATACTTCTTGAAAATTCACACGCACACTTACATATTGGGAACCAAAGCTACAAAAGCGCCCAAAACACATCATACTTTACAAAGTATGCAGTTGATTTCATAAACAAGATAAATAAGTAA
- the bosR gene encoding oxidative stress transcriptional regulator BosR — MNDNIIDVHSALEKVGITNDPVLLKNLTSELGMKASHSRNRIILYIASNPKEYFTAKEVYNKLVKEIPSLSKATVYNTLNILKERNILKDIKTTDQKETKFYLSLASTIAHFKCNKCNQVHPIQLDDIKDILKDKLGENWETKSIEIIYSGHCNNCYKKDTHSNNNVPDNKGISI; from the coding sequence ATGAACGATAACATAATAGACGTCCATTCCGCCTTGGAAAAAGTTGGCATTACAAACGATCCTGTATTATTGAAAAATTTAACATCAGAATTAGGAATGAAAGCGTCTCATTCAAGAAACAGAATCATTCTCTATATAGCATCAAACCCAAAAGAATACTTTACGGCAAAAGAAGTGTATAACAAACTTGTAAAAGAAATTCCAAGCCTATCAAAAGCAACAGTATACAACACATTAAATATTCTAAAAGAAAGAAATATACTAAAAGATATAAAAACTACCGATCAAAAAGAAACAAAATTTTATCTAAGCTTGGCTTCCACAATAGCTCACTTTAAATGCAACAAATGCAATCAAGTCCACCCTATTCAACTTGACGATATTAAAGATATTTTGAAAGACAAACTTGGAGAAAACTGGGAAACAAAATCTATTGAAATAATTTATTCAGGGCATTGCAATAATTGTTACAAAAAAGATACCCATAGCAACAACAATGTCCCAGATAACAAGGGAATCTCTATATGA
- a CDS encoding histidine kinase — MFRKLKKSKTYIVIISITKFSENNLLLIISNIKYLIEHKQLAYKIHWTFPIYFFEILREHEELNKWLFERFKTNIDIYMPGTYSGSPHEYMLHDEIHLDLYWALKNPFKSGYKDIFQNTPIMFYIYNIEKFRKKVTELYRKLNFNYTEGIRQSKNNKNYLIFYKNNCQYLYEVQKIDSPKSNVETLIYFYEIKETYDNQDLKNFLLYLKALENNLHSIKIQNLEGSKLTTELLEIPKFNSLKEQEPIINFQNKRLKDYQINEKSLREFLINKHQDEIIKNSESIVPKNLEYNMEGNFTLSHDQYNIKFENGKLNKIKFKDKKVEFLNTSRTYFKVSSKKELIKEASIESSFSFSNEKILGIKQYLAFNSAKKSTIDFFIDETISSFFISIKIKWPSKINLDKKTLKKCNPDYLLEYSALEIPVFEITKGTNLKITAKYSDLDTYEKIIITKNNPKGYINGTEFLISKGNDKNSNFFISFLNVEKHIIHTINYKIEKINSKKWLILNIGGSYNTVKIQDVINYSQTLNLMILPLNNNFDNKIKLNSKIKNLIFYTNIKKYENK; from the coding sequence ATGTTTAGAAAACTAAAAAAATCAAAAACTTATATTGTTATTATTTCAATAACTAAATTTTCAGAGAATAACTTGTTATTAATAATATCAAATATAAAATATTTGATTGAACACAAACAGCTAGCTTACAAAATACATTGGACATTTCCAATATACTTTTTTGAAATTCTAAGAGAACACGAGGAATTGAATAAATGGCTATTTGAAAGATTTAAAACCAACATAGATATATATATGCCTGGAACTTACAGTGGAAGCCCTCATGAATATATGCTGCACGATGAGATACATTTGGATTTGTATTGGGCACTAAAAAATCCATTCAAAAGTGGATATAAAGACATATTTCAAAATACGCCTATTATGTTTTATATATACAACATAGAAAAGTTTAGAAAAAAAGTGACTGAGCTTTATAGAAAGCTTAATTTCAATTATACAGAAGGAATAAGGCAGAGCAAAAATAATAAAAATTACTTAATTTTTTATAAAAATAACTGCCAATATTTATATGAAGTCCAAAAAATAGATTCTCCAAAAAGCAACGTAGAAACTCTTATTTATTTTTATGAAATCAAAGAAACTTATGATAATCAAGACTTAAAAAATTTTTTACTTTATTTAAAAGCATTAGAAAATAACTTACACAGCATTAAGATACAAAATCTAGAAGGATCTAAACTGACTACCGAACTACTAGAGATTCCGAAATTTAACTCCCTGAAAGAGCAAGAGCCAATAATAAATTTTCAAAACAAAAGACTCAAAGATTATCAAATTAACGAAAAAAGTTTAAGAGAATTTTTGATAAATAAACACCAAGATGAAATTATCAAAAATTCAGAATCAATTGTGCCTAAGAATTTGGAATACAATATGGAAGGGAATTTCACACTATCTCACGATCAATACAATATCAAATTCGAAAATGGAAAATTAAATAAAATAAAATTTAAAGATAAAAAAGTTGAATTTCTCAACACATCTAGAACCTATTTTAAAGTTTCATCAAAAAAAGAGTTAATAAAAGAAGCATCTATTGAAAGCTCATTTTCCTTCTCAAATGAAAAAATTTTAGGAATAAAACAATATTTAGCTTTTAACTCTGCTAAAAAATCAACAATTGATTTTTTTATAGATGAGACTATCTCTAGCTTCTTTATATCCATTAAAATAAAATGGCCTTCTAAAATCAATCTAGATAAAAAAACATTAAAAAAATGCAATCCTGATTATCTTCTTGAATATTCGGCTCTTGAAATACCTGTTTTTGAAATTACAAAAGGCACTAATTTAAAAATAACAGCAAAATACAGCGATCTTGATACTTATGAAAAAATAATAATAACTAAAAACAATCCCAAAGGCTACATTAATGGTACAGAATTTTTGATATCCAAAGGAAATGATAAAAACAGTAATTTTTTTATAAGCTTTTTAAATGTTGAAAAACATATCATTCATACAATTAATTATAAAATTGAAAAAATAAATTCTAAAAAATGGTTAATTTTAAATATAGGGGGTTCTTATAACACAGTAAAGATCCAAGATGTAATAAATTACTCTCAAACACTAAATTTAATGATACTACCATTAAATAATAATTTTGATAACAAAATAAAACTGAATTCAAAAATAAAAAATTTAATTTTTTATACTAATATAAAAAAATATGAAAATAAATAA
- the groL gene encoding chaperonin GroEL (60 kDa chaperone family; promotes refolding of misfolded polypeptides especially under stressful conditions; forms two stacked rings of heptamers to form a barrel-shaped 14mer; ends can be capped by GroES; misfolded proteins enter the barrel where they are refolded when GroES binds), translating to MAKDIYFNEDARKSLLSGVEKLSNAVKVTLGPKGRNVLIDKKFGSPTVTKDGVSVAREIELENPFENMGAQLLKEVAIKTNDVAGDGTTTATVLAYAIAREGLKNVSSGINPIGIKKGIDHAVNLAAEKIRQSAKKITTKEEIAQVASISANNDSYIGEKIAEAMDKVGKDGVITVEESKTFDTTISYVEGMQFDRGYLSPYFSTNKENMSVSFDDAFILIYEKKISSIKELLPVLEKVLGTNKPLLIIAEDIEGDALAALVLNSVRGALKVCAIKSPGFGDRRKAMLEDIAVLTGGVLISEELGLTLETVEIEQLGQAKTIKVDKDNTTIINTGNKEQIKERSELIKKQIEDSTSEYDKEKLQERLAKLVGGVAVINVGAVTEVELKEKKHRVEDALSATRAAVEEGVVPGGGSTLIEVAMYLDTIDTSKLSYEEKQGFEIVKRSLEEPMRQIISNAGFEGSIYIHQIKTEKKGLGFDASSFKWVNMIESGIIDPAKVTRSALQNAASIAGLLLTTECAITDIKEEKNTSGGGGYPMDPGMGMM from the coding sequence ATGGCTAAAGACATATATTTTAATGAAGATGCTAGAAAAAGCTTACTTAGCGGCGTTGAAAAATTATCCAATGCTGTAAAAGTAACTCTTGGGCCAAAAGGGAGAAATGTTCTTATTGATAAAAAGTTCGGTTCTCCAACGGTTACAAAGGATGGGGTTAGCGTTGCTCGTGAGATTGAGCTTGAAAATCCGTTTGAAAACATGGGAGCACAGCTTTTAAAGGAAGTTGCTATTAAAACAAATGATGTTGCTGGTGATGGAACAACAACCGCTACTGTTCTTGCTTATGCTATTGCAAGAGAGGGTCTTAAGAATGTCTCTTCAGGAATTAATCCTATTGGAATAAAAAAGGGAATAGATCATGCTGTAAATTTGGCTGCTGAGAAAATTCGTCAGTCTGCAAAAAAAATTACAACAAAAGAAGAGATTGCACAAGTAGCTTCAATTTCTGCTAATAATGACAGTTATATAGGTGAAAAAATTGCTGAGGCAATGGATAAAGTTGGAAAAGATGGTGTTATAACAGTTGAAGAATCAAAGACTTTTGATACTACGATTTCTTATGTTGAGGGTATGCAGTTTGACAGAGGATATCTTTCTCCTTATTTTTCCACCAATAAAGAAAATATGAGCGTTAGTTTTGATGATGCTTTTATATTAATATATGAGAAAAAGATTAGTTCTATTAAAGAGCTTTTACCAGTTCTTGAGAAAGTTTTAGGAACAAATAAGCCTTTATTGATTATTGCTGAGGACATTGAAGGGGATGCTCTTGCTGCTCTTGTTTTAAACAGTGTTAGAGGAGCTTTAAAAGTTTGTGCAATTAAATCTCCTGGTTTTGGTGATAGACGAAAAGCAATGCTTGAAGATATTGCGGTGCTTACTGGCGGTGTTTTAATTAGTGAGGAGCTAGGTCTTACTCTTGAGACAGTTGAGATTGAGCAACTTGGGCAGGCTAAAACTATTAAGGTTGATAAAGACAATACTACTATTATTAATACCGGCAATAAAGAACAAATAAAGGAACGATCAGAGCTTATTAAAAAACAAATTGAAGATTCAACATCTGAATATGATAAAGAAAAACTTCAAGAGCGTCTTGCAAAGCTTGTAGGCGGAGTTGCTGTTATTAATGTTGGAGCTGTTACTGAAGTAGAGCTTAAGGAGAAAAAGCATAGAGTTGAAGATGCTCTTTCTGCAACTCGTGCTGCTGTTGAAGAGGGTGTTGTGCCTGGTGGTGGATCAACTCTTATTGAAGTTGCCATGTATTTAGATACAATAGATACAAGCAAACTAAGCTATGAGGAAAAGCAAGGTTTTGAGATTGTAAAAAGAAGCCTTGAAGAGCCAATGAGACAGATTATTTCAAATGCTGGTTTTGAAGGATCTATTTATATTCATCAAATTAAAACCGAGAAAAAAGGGCTTGGATTTGATGCTTCCAGCTTTAAGTGGGTAAATATGATTGAGAGTGGAATAATTGATCCTGCCAAGGTTACAAGAAGTGCGCTTCAAAATGCTGCTTCGATTGCTGGACTTTTATTAACAACAGAATGTGCAATCACCGATATTAAAGAAGAGAAAAATACTTCTGGTGGTGGTGGTTATCCTATGGACCCAGGAATGGGGATGATGTAA